In a single window of the Microbacterium sp. SL75 genome:
- a CDS encoding HPr family phosphocarrier protein has translation MAERQATIASASGLHARPAKLFVQAVQEKKIPVTIAAEGGADLNAGSILSLMGLGAGHGTVVTLKAEGDGAEQALDELVALLETDLDAQ, from the coding sequence ATGGCAGAACGTCAGGCCACCATCGCGAGCGCCTCGGGCCTCCACGCACGCCCCGCGAAGCTCTTCGTGCAGGCCGTGCAGGAGAAGAAGATCCCCGTCACGATCGCCGCCGAGGGCGGTGCCGACCTCAACGCCGGCAGCATCCTCTCGCTCATGGGCCTCGGTGCCGGTCACGGCACCGTTGTGACGCTGAAGGCCGAGGGCGACGGCGCCGAGCAGGCGCTCGACGAGCTCGTCGCCCTTCTGGAGACCGATCTCGACGCGCAGTAA